The following are encoded together in the Choloepus didactylus isolate mChoDid1 chromosome 7, mChoDid1.pri, whole genome shotgun sequence genome:
- the AKIRIN2 gene encoding akirin-2, with the protein MACGATLKRTLDFDPLLSQASPKRRRCAPLSAPTSAAASPSAAAAATAASFSAAAASPQKYLRMEPSPFGDVSSRLTTEQILYNIKQEYKRMQKRRHLETSFQQTDPCCASDAQPNAFLLSGPASPGTASATSSPLKKEQPLFTLRQVGMICERLLKEREEKVREEYEEILNTKLAEQYDAFVKFTHDQIMRRYGEQPASYVS; encoded by the exons ATGGCGTGCGGAGCTACTCTGAAAAGGACTCTGGATTTCGACCCGCTGCTGAGCCAGGCGTCCCCGAAGCGGAGGCGATGTGCGCCATTGTCGGCACCCACCTCGGCCGCCGCCTCCCCGTCTGCCGCGGCAGCGGCCACCGCCGCCTCCTTCTCGGCCGCCGCCGCTTCGCCGCAGAAGTATCTCCGAATGGAGCCTTCCCCCTTCGGCGATGTCTCTTCCCGCCTCACTACAG aacAAATTCTGTACAACATAAAACAAGAGTATAAACGCATGCAGAAGAGAAGACATTTAGAAACTAGTTTCCAACAGACAGATCCATGTTGTGCTTCTGATGCACAGCCAAATGCATTTCTCCTCAGTGGACCAGCTTCACCAG GGACTGCATCTGCAACATCCtccccattaaaaaaagaacagcccTTATTCACTCTACGGCAAGTTGGGATGATCTGTGAACGTTTGTTGAAAGAACGTGAAGAAAAAGTTCGAGAAGAGTATGAAGAAATATTGAACACAAAACTTGCAG AACAATATGATGCATTTGTGAAGTTTACGCATGATCAAATAATGCGGCGATATGGAGAACAGCCTGCTAGTT atgTTTCATGA